The Labilibaculum sp. sequence TCCCATTTGTCAGTTGCAGGATTGTATTCCCAAACATCTCTTTTTAGACTACTGCCATACATACCAGTTGCAATATATGCTTTGTTGTTAATTACAAAGGTTACAGCGCTTGACCTCATAACATCTTCATTGTCGTTATCTTCGTCAAGTTTTTTAATTTGACCTTCATCTGTGGCCCATTCTTCTGATGCAATGTCAAATTTATAAATTTCGTCTTGTTGAGCGCCGCTGTTTTCGAGTCCCAGACAAATGTAAGCATAGCCACCAATAACAAAAGAACTGGCTTCTTTTACTTTGTTACCATGAGTCCCCATTGAAGTCCAATTGGTACCATCAAATTTATAATAATCATTTAGGTATTTTTTATCTGCACCATCAAGATCTCCATAACCAGCACCAACAACGCCATACGTTGCAGTGCTAAAAGCAACAGAACCTTCTCTAACACCACCTGGGAAAGCAGCAATTTCAGTCCAGGTTTCAGTAGCTGGGTCAAATTCCCAAAAATCAGCATAACGAGTGTAATCACCGTCAAAGCCTGTTCCTACATAACCTTTTCCATTAGCAGAAAAAGCAACTGCATTCTGACGTACTTTGAATAGAGCATCAGGAGTTGGAACGCTTGTCCAGGTTTCATTTGTCAGATCAAATTTTTTGAAGCTGTTTAATCTATCTTCACCATCGTATCCGCAACCTACGTATGCATAGTTTCCAATAGTAAATGTAACGGCGTTACTTCTAGGTACACCAGAGAAATCATCTTTCTTAACCCAGTTTCCCATAAGATCATCTCCACTACTACAACTTGCAAATAGAAAGAGGGTAGCAATAATCCCTAATGATAGTACTTTTCTCATTTGTTATTTATTTTTTCAATGTTAATATCTTGAATAGGCATTTAAAAATTCCATTCTAAAATATGAATTTGCATAGGATTAATTAAAGTAAATAATCCTTGTTCTAAATTCTACTAAAGGACAAATATAAACAAAAAACAATATTATTAGTTTTGTATGACTAAAAACTGATAAATAATTTAGAAAATTTAACTATTGTTTTCAGGGATCGACTTTGTCGATATTTTAATTACATTTGTCAGGAAAATCAATATAAGACATCTATAAAAGTTCTTTACTATCTTAATTTTGTTTTTATTTGAGGAACTTTTTTAACCAGAATTTTAAAAAAATATGAATAGATTATTTTCCTTAATTATAATTCTTTCGGTTCTTATTATAGGATGTAATTCGGAGGGATTTGAAATACATGAGCTTGGTGAAAATCTAATTGAAAGTTCTACAGTAATCAATATGGTAGATACTTTTACAATACAAAGCTCAACAGTTATTATGGATTCAATTCAGACTTCTTCGTTAGGAAGTGTTTCTGTAGGACGTTATGTTGATGAATACTTAGGAAGCATGAAGGCAACTGCCTATTCAAAAGTTGAATTGGGAACTGTTTTTAGTTTGGATACAACTGACAAGGCTAAATTGGATTCAATTGTTTTAGTAGCTTACAGTAAAGGTCTTTTTTGGGGTGATACGACCCAAACCCAAACGATTAATGTGCATAGAGTGACAAATCATATTGAACTAAATTCGGACACATCAGCGTATTACAATATTTATAGTTTAAATATTGATTCGGAAGTTTTGGGAACAAGAACATTTAAGGCTCGTCCTAAGCGGAAAATAGAAGTTGGTTCAGCAAATTATCATGATTTTAGGATTCGATTGAATGATGAGCTTGGTTATGAGATTCTTGGAGAAGCAATTAAATCTGATGGATTTACTTCAGATGCAACAAAATGGGAAGAAAGGTTTGAGGGAATTTCTCTGGTTCCCGGGGAAGATGATAATGCTGCAATTTTGAATTTCCAGACAGATAGTATGAATATTCGATTGTATTATAGGGTTGTTGGAAGTAGTACCGGAGGAGGTGTTGAGAGACATCGGGATTTTACGATAAGTAAAACTTTATCTTTTACAAATTACAAGGCAGATAGAACAAATACGAACCAGCTAGGTGCAGGCCTAAGTGGTTTGGTCGAGAGTGAGATTGATATACCTTCAGAACAAACAAATAATTTATCCTTTATTCAGGGGGGAACAGGGATATATACCAAGTTGAAAATTCCATATTTAGAATTGTTAGGTCAGCAAGGTGATGCTGTTTCTTTATTAAAAGCAGAATTACTTCTATATCCATTAGAGGGAACAGATCAAAAAGAATTGTACCCGTTATATGGATTGAATTTCGAGATTTATGAAACAGATAAAAAGAATAGATTAGTCTCTGCAATTCTAAATTCGAGAAATAGTCAATTAACATCTATTTACTATGTGAATTATGAAAATCCTGAAGATACTCCCTTGTCTTTTGATCTAACCAATTATGTGGGGAACGTATTAGCTAATGGAATGGAAGATGACGAAGGACTCATGATTAAGTTGACAAGTCAGTTTGATAATGGATTTGTTAATAGAATGGTGATTAATAATGATCCTAATTCACGTTTCAAAATAAAATTAAGAACAACTTATGCAGTGCAAAAATAACAAACTATTTAGTGTCAGTATGAAAAACTTATATTTATCGATATTATTGGTGTTAGTTAGTGGAGTTCATGTTTGTTTTGCTCAAAATAATACCTCATCTCCATATTCTTATTATGGTCTTGGAGAATTGAATCAGGTTGGTTTTGGTCAGGCTTCCGGATTTGGCGGAACCAGTCTGTCATTTAGAAATCGCAGTTATTTATCTGTTGATAACCCAGCGGCACTAACTGCTATTGATAGTTTGAAGTTTATTTTTAATGTTGGTGTTTCTTCAAAAATATCTAATTTAAATCAAAGTGGAAATTCTGATGTTCTTTATGATAATAATCTAAGTGGTGTTTCTTTAGGTTTTCGAGTTTCACATAAGATTGCATCAGCAGTATCATTGGTTCCTTATACAAGTATGGGATATAATATTTCATCACTTGAAAAGGTAAATGGCAGTTCGGATTATTATCAAAGAATACTTTCTGGTTCGGGAGGTTTAAATCAATTCGTTATAAGTAATGGTATTGCATTAACCAAAAAATTATCCTTGGGGGTAAATGCAATATACTTATTTGGAAATAATTCGGCGAACGAAACAATTACGATTGGTAATACTTATAATATTACTGTTGAGAAATTGATATCAAAGGGCATATATGGTAATATTGGTATGCAGTATCAGGATTCATTTACTAAGGATTGGGAAATTACTATTGGAGCAAAGTTTCAACCAAAAGTTCAGGTTGCAGCTAAAAAGAAAGAGAATGTTTCAAATTCTGGTTCTGGAAATGTAATTGATAATGATGTTCTTAATAAAGGTTCTTTTGATGTCCCGATGACTTATGGTTTTGGTCTGGGATTTACTAAAAATAAGCAATTGTGGCTTGGTGCCGATTATTTGCATGAAAAATGGAGTGAAACAAAGATATTTAAAAAATCAAGCGCATTAGCTGATCGAAACCGATATAGTGTAGGTATGAATTACATCGCTAATGATGGTTATGCTACCAAATTTTTGAAGAAACTTACTTATAGATTTGGGGCATTTTATGATACAGGATATATTGTTAATGATATTGATCGTATTAAATCAAAAGGGGTGAGTTTTGGGCTTGGAATTCCAATGGCACAAAATAAAGGGGCAATAAACCTTTCTTTTGAGTTTGGACAAATGGGAACAGCCGATAATAATAACGTAAGAGAAGATTATGGTCGGGTTACGATTGAAATGAGTTTGTTTGAAACTTGGTTCTTAAAGCGGAAGTATCAATAAGAATATTTAGTGTTATTCTATAACAACCCAAGGTATTAACGACCTTGGGTTTTTTTATGGATTGAGAATAAGAATAGAATAAATCTTAAACTCTAAATTATTATTGAATCAAAATAATAATGTTTAATTTTGCTCTGAAAACTAACAAAATACATGAGAATATTGGGTTGTATGTACTACCCGTTTTTCGTGAATATACAGCGCAAAACATGAAAATGATCTACAAACCTCAGGAGTATCGGGTTAAAGATGAAAGGATGAAACCTTTTATTGATGAATCTGAAATTTGGGAGATTTTGGAAGAAGCCCAGCCAACCGAAGAAAATGTTCGTCGGATTATTCAAAAATCATTGGATAAGAATCGATTAAGCTTGCAGGAGACTGCCGTTTTGTTAAAGGTTGAAGATGAAAAATTAATCGAAGAGATTAAAGCTGGAGCAAGAACACTTAAGGAAAAGGTATATGGTGACCGTATCGTTATTTTTGCTCCTTTGTATATTGGGAATAAGTGTGTAAACAATTGTACATATTGTGGTTTTAGAGCCTCAAATATCAAACAAAAAAGGACAACCCTTACACACGGGCAAATTAAAGCGGAAGTTAAGGCTTTGGAGGATTCTGGTCAAAAAAGACTGATTCTTGTTTATGGTGAACACCCAATGTATGATGCTGATTTTATTGCTGATTCAGTAAAAACAGTTTATGATGTGAAATCGGGTAATGGTGAGATCCGAAGAGTTAACATCAATGCGGCCCCTCTTGATATTGAAGGATTTAAAGTTGTTAAGGAATCAGGAATTGGAACCTATCAGATTTTTCAGGAAACATACCACCGTGAGGCATATGCTAAATATCACTTAAGTGGCAAAAAGAGAGATTTTGATTGGCGCTTAACTGGTCTTGACAGAGCGCAGGAGGCATTAATCGATGATGTTGGTATTGGAGCATTGTTTGGTTTGTATGATTGGAAATATGAAGTGTTGGGTTTGATTCGTCATGTGAATCATTTCGAGGCTTGTTATAATGTTGGACCACACACGATCTCTTTCCCACGAATTAAAGCAGCTTCCGATTCTAATATTGATCCTGAATTTGAAGTTAGCGACAAGGATTTTGTTAGACTTGTTGCGATTCTTAGACTGGCAGTTCCTTATACTGGAATGATTCTTACAGCCAGAGAGTCAAAGGAAATCAGGGAAGAGGTAATTAAGCTTGGTGTTTCTCAGATTGATGCAGGTACTAATATTCAATTGGGTGGATATTCCGAAGATAATGCAAAAGAGCAAAAATTAGAACAGGAACAATTCGAAATTGGAGATCCCCGTAGTTTATCGGAAGTGATTGATGAGCTTCTGGAGAAAAAGTATTTGCCTTCATTCTGTACGGCCTGTTACAGGAAAGGTAGAACGGGAGAGCATTTTATGGAGTTTTCGGTTCCTGGTTTTATAAAACGGTTTTGTTCTCAAAATGCGATTCTAACTTTAGCTGAGTATTTGGAGGATTACGCCACACCAGAGATGAAAAAGAAGGGATATGATTTAATCGAAGTGAAGATTAATGAATTAAAAGATTTTCAGAAAACCGAGGATTTACACAAACGCTTGGAGATGGTAAAGCAGGGTGAGCGTGATCTTTATTATTAGCAATTTAAAGTGAATTTTGATTTTTGGAGATGAGATGTTTTTTGTAACTTACTACTAGTCCGTCTGATAACTCTAAATTCGCTCATATGGAAACATCAGCTATTTGGATATTTGGTATTCTTATCCGCGACAAGGAAAAAGAAGATGGTTGTGTACAGAAAATTCTTGTTCAATACGCAGATTCTATTAAAACCCGCTTGGGTTTATTCGATGTGGAACATCGGAAGAGTCATCCTCAAGGGTTGCTGTTGATTCAGGTGATTGGATCAGAAAAAGAAATGGAACGATTCGAAAAAGAAATTTATATGATTGAAGGAGTGGAAATTCAGCATATGATGTTTGAATCGTAGAGATTAAAAAAAAAGTTCGGCATTGCCGAACTTTTTTTTACATTGCTTTTTTAAGTTCTATAAAGAAATGTGCACCTTTTCCGGGTTCACTCTCACACCAAACTTTTCCTTTCATAGCTTCAATATATTTTTTCACAATGGATAATCCCAGACCAGTTGATTTCTCTCCTGCAGTTGGTTTTGCACTTAAAATCTGGAATTTTCCAAATAGTTTTTTCTGATCTTCAATGGGAATTCCCGGTCCTTCATCGCTTATAACTGATCTTACCATTTGTCCCTCTTCCCAAATTCGGATATTTATATTTTTATTAGAGGGAGAAAATTTAATCGCATTCGAAATTAAGTTTTCATAAACCTGAGTCATGTAGTTTCGGTCTACCATGGCATAGGCATCATAAACATCAAGCTTTAGTGTTAACTGTTTTCTTTTAAGATGATCTTTAAAGTTGAAATTTACAGCTTCTATTAATTTTTTAAGATTCGTTTTTTCCAGTTGTAAATTGATGTTTTTTGATTCAATCATTCCTATGTCAAGTATTTTAGTAATCATGTTATTCATGCGTTGAAGGGCTTTCAGCATAAAATTAACATTCTCTAAATTTTCCGGATGATTGTTTTCCTCCATTTGTGATTTTAAATATTCTGTGATTGAAATGGTAGATGTCAAAGGATTTTTTAAATCATGAGCTATGATTCCAATCAAGTGATTCTTCTCATTATTTAGCTCTGTGAGTTCATTGTTTTTTTGTTCAATTTCCTCTTTTTTGATTTTAACTTCTTTGTTGGCTTCTTGCAATCTTCTGCTTTGAATTTCGATGTTTCGATACGATTGAGCATTTTCAATTGCGATGCTCGCATATACAGCAATATTTTGCAGCAAGGAAAGATGATATTCCTGAAATGCATTTTTAGCAAAACTTTGAACAGTAATA is a genomic window containing:
- a CDS encoding kelch repeat-containing protein, which gives rise to MRKVLSLGIIATLFLFASCSSGDDLMGNWVKKDDFSGVPRSNAVTFTIGNYAYVGCGYDGEDRLNSFKKFDLTNETWTSVPTPDALFKVRQNAVAFSANGKGYVGTGFDGDYTRYADFWEFDPATETWTEIAAFPGGVREGSVAFSTATYGVVGAGYGDLDGADKKYLNDYYKFDGTNWTSMGTHGNKVKEASSFVIGGYAYICLGLENSGAQQDEIYKFDIASEEWATDEGQIKKLDEDNDNEDVMRSSAVTFVINNKAYIATGMYGSSLKRDVWEYNPATDKWDEKENLELEVYSRINAVAFSNAEGTKGYIATGSSGTSYLDDTWEFQPNVEEDEDDN
- a CDS encoding DUF4270 family protein — translated: MNRLFSLIIILSVLIIGCNSEGFEIHELGENLIESSTVINMVDTFTIQSSTVIMDSIQTSSLGSVSVGRYVDEYLGSMKATAYSKVELGTVFSLDTTDKAKLDSIVLVAYSKGLFWGDTTQTQTINVHRVTNHIELNSDTSAYYNIYSLNIDSEVLGTRTFKARPKRKIEVGSANYHDFRIRLNDELGYEILGEAIKSDGFTSDATKWEERFEGISLVPGEDDNAAILNFQTDSMNIRLYYRVVGSSTGGGVERHRDFTISKTLSFTNYKADRTNTNQLGAGLSGLVESEIDIPSEQTNNLSFIQGGTGIYTKLKIPYLELLGQQGDAVSLLKAELLLYPLEGTDQKELYPLYGLNFEIYETDKKNRLVSAILNSRNSQLTSIYYVNYENPEDTPLSFDLTNYVGNVLANGMEDDEGLMIKLTSQFDNGFVNRMVINNDPNSRFKIKLRTTYAVQK
- the hydG gene encoding [FeFe] hydrogenase H-cluster radical SAM maturase HydG, which produces MKMIYKPQEYRVKDERMKPFIDESEIWEILEEAQPTEENVRRIIQKSLDKNRLSLQETAVLLKVEDEKLIEEIKAGARTLKEKVYGDRIVIFAPLYIGNKCVNNCTYCGFRASNIKQKRTTLTHGQIKAEVKALEDSGQKRLILVYGEHPMYDADFIADSVKTVYDVKSGNGEIRRVNINAAPLDIEGFKVVKESGIGTYQIFQETYHREAYAKYHLSGKKRDFDWRLTGLDRAQEALIDDVGIGALFGLYDWKYEVLGLIRHVNHFEACYNVGPHTISFPRIKAASDSNIDPEFEVSDKDFVRLVAILRLAVPYTGMILTARESKEIREEVIKLGVSQIDAGTNIQLGGYSEDNAKEQKLEQEQFEIGDPRSLSEVIDELLEKKYLPSFCTACYRKGRTGEHFMEFSVPGFIKRFCSQNAILTLAEYLEDYATPEMKKKGYDLIEVKINELKDFQKTEDLHKRLEMVKQGERDLYY